Proteins encoded by one window of Chryseobacterium foetidum:
- a CDS encoding pectate lyase family protein, with product MKFNLKHKIFATGILAMLSLQVSAQEKTLSFPGAEGFGRFTSGGRGGKVLSVTKLTDDGSEGTLRHALEQKGARYIVFKTAGTIYLESPLRIKEGDVTIAGQTAPGDGITIANYETFVAADNVIIRYMRFRMGDQKKVEGDALGARFIKNLIVDHCSMSWSTDETVSIYVNENTTLQWCVITESLRNSAHQKGAHGYGGIAGGKFASFHHNLYANHDSRNPRLGEYAGSKFALTDLVDFRNNVIYNWGHNNIYGGEGMNVNIVNNYFKPGAATLTRKRIVAIDKNEKPATEVYNIWGKYYINGNVSEGNPEVTADNWNLGVFNQMKSSYNLTDADKNSIKINQPHDIQNNVKTDSPIEAYEKILKIGGASLVRDAVDLRVLKDMKKGTFTYEGSLGSKNGIIDSQNDVGGFPNLKMGKIPLDSDNDGMPDAWEIKHNLNPKKSDANGRDLDKNYDNIEVYMNDLVKKITEKQ from the coding sequence ATGAAATTTAATCTGAAACATAAAATCTTCGCAACAGGCATTCTCGCAATGCTCTCTCTGCAGGTATCAGCTCAGGAAAAAACGCTAAGTTTCCCCGGTGCTGAAGGTTTCGGAAGATTTACATCAGGTGGACGGGGCGGAAAAGTTTTGTCAGTAACTAAACTCACTGATGACGGCTCAGAAGGAACTTTAAGACATGCTTTGGAACAAAAAGGCGCTAGATATATCGTTTTTAAAACTGCCGGAACTATTTATTTGGAATCTCCTTTAAGAATAAAAGAAGGCGACGTCACCATTGCCGGACAAACCGCTCCCGGAGACGGAATCACCATTGCCAACTACGAAACTTTTGTAGCTGCAGATAATGTCATCATCCGTTACATGAGATTCAGAATGGGCGACCAGAAAAAGGTGGAAGGCGATGCTTTAGGCGCGAGATTTATCAAAAATCTGATTGTCGATCACTGTTCGATGAGCTGGTCTACAGACGAGACGGTTTCCATCTACGTCAATGAAAATACCACGCTTCAATGGTGTGTGATTACAGAAAGCCTCAGAAATTCTGCCCACCAGAAAGGCGCTCACGGCTACGGAGGAATTGCAGGCGGAAAATTCGCATCTTTCCATCATAATTTATATGCCAATCACGACAGCAGAAATCCGAGGTTGGGAGAATATGCCGGAAGTAAATTTGCACTGACCGATTTGGTGGACTTCAGAAACAATGTGATTTACAACTGGGGGCACAACAATATCTACGGTGGCGAAGGCATGAACGTGAACATCGTTAATAATTATTTTAAGCCCGGAGCGGCAACGTTAACCAGGAAGAGAATTGTCGCCATCGACAAAAATGAAAAGCCTGCAACCGAAGTTTACAACATCTGGGGTAAATATTACATCAACGGAAATGTTTCGGAAGGCAATCCTGAAGTGACGGCTGACAACTGGAATTTAGGCGTTTTCAATCAAATGAAAAGCTCGTATAATCTCACTGATGCTGATAAAAATTCAATTAAAATCAATCAGCCACACGATATTCAGAATAATGTAAAAACTGATTCTCCAATAGAAGCTTACGAAAAAATATTAAAAATCGGCGGAGCAAGTCTGGTTCGGGATGCGGTAGATTTGAGAGTTTTAAAAGATATGAAAAAAGGAACTTTCACTTACGAAGGTTCACTCGGCAGCAAAAACGGAATTATCGATTCACAAAATGATGTAGGCGGTTTTCCAAATTTAAAAATGGGAAAAATCCCTTTGGATTCAGACAACGACGGAATGCCCGATGCATGGGAAATCAAACACAATCTCAATCCAAAAAAATCCGACGCCAACGGAAGAGATTTAGACAAAAACTATGATAATATCGAGGTTTACATGAATGACCTTGTGAAAAAAATAACCGAAAAACAGTAA